AGCTATTTATGTTGAAAAAGGTATTGATTTTTTTTATATTGGAAAATTTGGTTgttgaatattatttattaatCAGTAATGCATCCATATTCTAAAACTTGATTGTCATCATCTTTCGTTTTGTTGTTCTGTTTATGTTTGGCAGAGTGGCGAGTTTACTAGTATACCCGTGGGGGGACACCACTATTTTAAAAACTTTTAGTATAAAATAtcctttaaattgtataggacaccactaaatttaaccgcATGACtccatatatttttcaaatttatagtttttcatttaaattgtttagtacaccactaaatttaagtacTCGGACACCATATATTTTTCGAGTTTTAAGTTTTTTGAAATTAAATTACAActaaaataacattcaaatataattagttgtGAAAAAAAATTTTTGGACGCATTGCGTTTTAATCCTCGAATCGCCACTGGTTTGGCAGCAATTCAAAGCTTTCCTTTTGGTGTTATACAACTGCCATGATTTTCTATTATCCTTTTTCTCCTTAGATATTTTCCTTATGTGTAAAAAATGCCTAAGAAATAGCTTTGGGGCAAATAGGTCCAAAGTCACCCAAATTGTACTTATGAACTGCCCAATTAACCATATGTCTTCTGTGTATATAAAACGTTAAATCTTACCAGAGATGATCTGCAAAAGATGGGTCAAACTTGCAGAAAATGGGGCAATATGATATTAGAACAATTGGTTAAATGGCTTAAATGTATCGTACAAGTCGTGTTTACCGTTTTGTTTATGGATGTCATTGGATTGGCTTGCTGTTGATGAATAGTTTAGCAGATGGTGTTTAGTATACAGGTATTCTTTTTTGTTTTGGGCAGGAATAACCCCTGTGCCTTTCTTTTGAATGGATGGTTATTAATATGTTGGTCAATTAAAGAGTTTTTCACAAAAGTACATACGATGGATACTAACCAtcgatacacacacacatatatatatatatatagaaccacCGATAATAACAAACCTCCGACGAGGGGGTTGGATTTTAGGTCTAGATTACTTATACCATCGACAATGGGGAACTGATTGCATATACCGGCCTTCTTGAATATGCTGACAGAAATACGCCTCCATTTGAAGAAACAACCTTTAGTCACAGGTTCCAAACTGATCAAATATGGGCAGTCAGTCTAGAGAGATTGTAAGAAAGGTTCATATGAAACCACTGACCTGATAACACATAAtgcacatgatgatgatgatgatgatgatgatgatgatgatgatgatgatgatgatgatgatgatgatgatgatgatgatgatgatgataataataataataaagaaaaaaaaaaaaaaaagtagcgtTGTTGTTACGTTAAAGTCGGCCTTTTTTTGCTTCTTTTGTGTAAAATACGAATGTGGAATCTTATATGAAGTCATTATCGTCATACATTTTTGTATATTTTGTATCTGTCTATTCTGACCAAGCAAATAAAGCCAGTGGCTGCTTACCACCGAGCCTTTGATTGAGAGTGGTATGAGAGGTTGAATTTTGTTCCAGGTTCGAATCTTAGGGAGGcgaattttaaggatattatttcacGGGTTTAAATCTCGTAGAGGGTTTTCACCAATTTTGGTTGCCTAACGGGACGAATCGGTTTCCTCCGGTGTGTGAATGTGCCGAATATGATCGGTTGGTGGTTTCTATCCCGTCCGTCAGTGATTCCAAAATCACCGTTCTAAAAAATGTATTGTGCGTGAGGAAAGGATCTTGCATGATAAAGCATCATGATTGACTTTTGAACATGTAAGATTGTCAATGTTTGCATTATTGAGCTCAACGGATTATGTGAAGCACTTTCGTACTACACTATTATTAATGaacaaaaacaaacaaaataattTGTTCCGAGTTATCATGTTTTGTTGTAAATCACACACATTTTAATACACGAGTTTTTCAATTTTTAGATctgtataataaataaaataaccaTAGCATTCGGCTTAATGTTGGGTACAAAATTTGCGTAAATAGAAACTGAAAGTAACCATTTCATTTAGACATATAACCAGCTTTGTAGTCTCAAAGGGGCATTGAAGATGAGCCAAGTCAATCCAACAGATGAAAACAAACCTAGATGGCTCAAAGGGATATGTTTTTCGCTCATAACGTGACAATACAAGAAGACATACTTGAGTGACTATGCACGTAAATTCATACAAAACGTTTTTTGAAAAGGCTGTGTCGCTTTGCTGGATCCTTAGGCTTGCTCTTTAACCCTCCCTTTTGTCCAGTCCTGCAAAAAAGTAAATGGGGGCGCCTCTAATGAGAAGGATCAAAACCACTCggtgtaaaatatataaaatctaGAAGTACAAAATATATTTTCCAAGgaaaaatttatattattcttCCTAATTAATTAGTATTAGATTAGTTAACACAGTTGTTTCGCGACTAGCTAGCATTCGGTTGGTTTTAGTACACGTGGGAACCAAGCACTTGATGGCTCGCTTATAACGTGACAATACAAAAAGACATACTTGACTGACTAGGTAAgcacattcattcattcattcattcatacaAAACGTTTTTTGAAAAGCTGGTGTCGCTTTGCTGGATCCTTAGGCTTGCTCTTTAACCCACCCTTTTGTCCAGTCCTGCAAAAAAAGTAAATGGCGAGCGCCTCTAATGAGAAGGATCAAAAGCAGTTAAGTATAAAATATATTTTCAGCAGAAATTGATAAAATCCTCCCTAGTTACAAAGTAACAATTAGATAACAGTTTCTTGGCGACTAGCAGTCGGTTGGTTTTAGTACACGTGGGAAACAACAAAGAGAAGAAGAagaccataaataaataaataaataaaaaataaaatacaaaccTGAACTCATGATACATCATTCCTTTAGCTCCTGACATGGCACTCATAGATCCCGCAAGACGACGAGCACGAGCTTTTTGAAGTGCAATGTCATCCGTATCATCTTCTAGTATTTCTAAACCTACTAAATCATCTCCCGCACTTAACACCTGTCCGGTCATATAAACAATGAGTAACTACCCCAAGACTAGAACCTGACAGTTTTGACCCATTTAAAATTATgagtcaaatgggtttatctatctatttaattaaaataataatgcaaACAAACCTGTAAATccatgttatttatttattattattattcagttTATATTAATACCATAATAATCATCAAGTATTTGTGAGTAAACCTTAACCCACACAACCCGTTTCAACCCATCCTAAAATGAACCCACTCATACTGTATGTATATATAGCaatagaaaaagaaataaaacCTTTCCAAGAAGAGAAAGTTGATCCTCGAGCCGATGATAGCTCAACTCCGCCCCTGTGTCTGGAGGAGGCAGGCTTGTTATCACCTGAGGTATAATACGACAGATCTCAATACAACGCCAGTTTTAGTTGCTAATTGTGGGtcccattttttattttttttaaaaggatGCAGCAACATAAAGCTCAAATCAGTTGATCACAAAAAGTAACAAGGGGTTACCTTGAAGCTGTAACCTTGGTCAATCAGAAACTGTTGCCTCTTCGTTGAGTAGTACATTTCCTGCAGCAGTATAAATAAATGAAATAATAATTAACCAACCAATTTGCTAATCACAAACAAAAACTAGGTTTGTCATAAAGTTGATTAAGACCGttaacaatattagtattagtacaaGTATATTACCTGTGTATCTGTAGATACTAAGGAGTAGAAGAAAGCATTGTATTCTTCTTTACCACCCGCCATCCTATCTTGAAGACGACCCTACACACGATCATTGATTCAAAGAAAATCAGTTAACAACTTGTAGATCATCATAATAACAAAATCTGGTCAACGTTAATGgcacaataataacaatataaaaatAACAAAGCCGAAAATTTACCTTGGCCCTAAGAATACGTCCAAGACGTTGAGCTTCTTGACGTCTTGAACCAGCATGTGATGATATTTGAATAATCACATTTGCCTCGGGAATATCTATCGAGTTATCACCCACCTATAATAAACAAAAGTAACGATTTCAGCACATTATAGATTCATTAAGCAGCCATATAATAATAATCCACAACCAAAATGAATAACTAAAGAGGAATTTGGGGTACAAACCTTTGAAAGAAAAACAGTGTTGACGTCCTTGCTAGTTTTAAAAGCCTCTAGTATCTTTGTCCTTTCAATATGGCTGCacgtgatatatataaatatatattaaatatatgcaAGATAATGATAAAAAAAAGGTTTATTTTTAAAAAACTGTAAGCCAAAACAAACCTGGTAGCACCATAGATCATCGGTTTGCGAAGTTTCATTGCATACTCAGTAAGTGCAAAAAGATTATCAGCAAAAACAATTATCTTATCTCCACGTTGCTGTTCATGAAATCTAATAAGGAACTCGCAAGCTCTGAACTTGTTAGGGTTCATCACATATAGCGCCTGCAAATTTAACCAAAAAATCACAATTTTCAGTTACAGATATAATAATAGCAAAAACAGTCACCAAAGATCTATTATTAAAAAACTCAAATGCACGAAATTATAAACCTGTTTCTTTTTTGAGTTTTCTTTCTTGAGATATTCAGCGAAAAACTCTTTGGTCATTGGGCACCAAACTTCAGCACACTGAACGTTAGCAATGAACCCTCCTTTGACCAAGTCTAGCCAATTTGCCTCGTACAGTTTTGGACCGATAAGAAAATTCAGATCCGTAATCCTTTCATCTTCTCGAACAAGTGTAGCTGCATTATTTATATACTCCCACCTCAGACAACTAGTATACAACCatccatgtatatatacatatatacatgcctatatacacatgtatacatatatatacacatgtatacaTACATCTTACATCTATATATACACATGATATAGGGTATACATACACATGATATAGGTATACATTAATACATGTAtagacacacatatatatataaacatgtatagataCACATGATATAGAGTATACATACACATGATATAGGTATACATGTAtagacacacacacatatataaacatgtatagataCACATGATATAGGTACACATACGCATAATATAGGTATACAttaatacatacatgcatacatgcaatatatacatgtatacatacatctatatacatctatatatacacataatatagGGTATACATGCATATGATATAGGTATAcatgtatacatacatacatatacatgtatagaTTCACATTATATAGGTGCACATACACATGATATAGGTATACATGTATACATGTGTACATGCATACAtacaatatatatgcatatacatgtatACATACAGTATAGATGTACACATGTATACATAcaatatatgtgtgtatgtgtgtgtgtaataTAGTTGTTAGAAGCGTACCGGTCAGGCCAAGCTTGCAATGGGATTTGGTGATGCTAATGACCTTACGAAACATGTGTGCAGGGACCACATGCACCTAAAACAAGCACAAGAACAAAGATCAATATTCAGTTTCATAAAACTAAGGTaaaattcacaaaaaaaaaaaaaaattacctcgTCCATAAGTAGTAAACCCCATTCTCTGTTTCTAATCTCCTCGATAATCTTTTCAGATTCTTCAGATCGTTTACCACCAAAAGCAACCATGTTGTATGTGGTTACAACAACACCAGCGTTACCACGAAATCTTTCTTTACTATCAGATGTAAACCGACATATATGTTCATCCCGAATGTTTGACCATAACTTGAACTGAAAAGCCCATTGGTCAACCGAAACAGCATTTGTTGCTAAACATAGACAACTTTTCTTGATTCGGCACGCAGCAGAAACACCTACTAATGATTTCCCGGCACCGCAGGGTAAAACAATGATGCCAGACCTTGCTCTACCTGGAAATTAGGTAAAGGGTATAACATGTTAAGTCTCCCGAAGTCTAAGGGCccgtttatttttttaattattaagtTATGTTGGAGTATGAATTTATATAAGATAAATAATGTTCGTTTTATGTGCTAAATAATTGTCTGAGTAATTAAAATTACCAATTTAAACCTCTATGTGAGGTAATTATAAAAGCAGTTACTAATAAAGTTCAAAAATTTATGACAAAAAAAATGTAATTTCACACTTATTTGAATTTTTTATTAAGACGCATCttatcagtgttgtaaaagtcggtcgACTTGGCCGaagcgtcggccgatgcgtcgtttttttgggttctccgtcccgttttttctgaaaacgactcaaaagacggtcaaagctaaaagttcgatcaaagtctgtcaaagatggtcaaagttggtcaaaaacggtcaaagtcaatcaaattttcgtcaagatctgatatattttaaaattagggtttgttttcattttttgagccgctcttttctctgtgtccttactgattatgtactcggtaacattaattgagtttgaagtttgattggttttaaattcaagttcttatttaagaaatttatggtacataatcaactattttatgtatatataaatatatatttaagaaattattaataaagtcaacgttagtcaacgaccgatgcgtccacgATGCGTCCCCCGACAcagccgacgcgtcctttttaggtctcgaccgatgcgtccccgactcgcgacttttacaaccttgcatcttatttaataagttaaaaacaagCACCCCTTTATTACTCTCCATATTAAGTTCATTCTATTAAGATCAAATTAAACATGGCCCAAGTCTAATGCATATATCATAACCATTCTAAACAAGATTTTCATTAACATATACAGAAACACAAAAAACACAGTCGGCAGATTTTAAGGATCTGTAAAGTGTAATTACCATTTCCAAACATTTTGCTAAGACTCTTCTCTTGATAGGGACGTGGTTGTGCTTGAGGCTTTAATTCCATCTCAAGATCTGGATTAATCTGCATAAGTTTATTAGTGATTATAAATCGTAAAAAACAACAACCAAttctaaaaatgaaaaaataaaaactTGATGAGAAGTCGAGTACAGTGTAAATGAAAACTTACTGTATCATTGCGAAAATCATATTCCTCCAACATGGGATAGTTTAGAGCATTTGGCAAGCATCTCTGCTTTACATTTTCAACCTGTCATCATGTAATTTTGTTAACTccatgtatttatattattattatcttaattaacAATGCATAATTTCCAAATTTACAGCCTAAACGAATTCTTGTACAAGAAAATTTGAAGTACCCAAGTTAAATATATGATGAAAGATACCTGAGAAGGGTCAATTTCAAATGAATGTGCTTCTTTTTCTTCAGCTACAGCCGCTAACTGTGCTTCATTTAATAACTCATCATGTGTGCCTTCGATTTCGCCAGTTGATCTGCTAACAGTGAATCCATCACCACCCTAAAAATGTGAAAATTAGAATCAAAATTAATCCCAAAATAAGGGGATATTTAAAAGGGACTTCTAATTGTGAATGTAATTACAGGGAAGAATAAACATCGCATAAGGGCATACCTCATTAGAAATTCTTGCTCGGGATATCACTTCATCACTTAACAATCTCTTCAAAACCTGCAAAAAAGCATCAAATAAAGTAAAAAAAACTAACAGAAAATCAACAATCTGTATTCTAAACAGGAAAAAATGATGAAAAATCTTGCCTCTGGAAACGGAGATTCAACCAAGTACCGATTTTTCTTTAGTACAAGCTTCACTTTACCATAATTAGCAGTTGATGCATGAATAAAATCAATCATCTCCTTTGGTAACTTAGTTTTTGAAAGTTTGTTTAAAACAGATATAATGGTCTCGGTTTCAAGACCCACTGATACAGCCGCGTAAAGTGAATGAGGAGTGAGGTTGTATTCATGCATTGATTCTGGCCTATATAAACAAAAAACCACGCCCATAAGATACTAAAATCTCGTTTTTTTACAGAAGATTACATAGTTATTAGTGGGGATACATCATGTATTACCTGCAAACAGGTTCTGCAATAGCAATTAAGAAGTCATAAGCTTGTTTATACAACGACGAAAAGGTCTCAAGAAAGATACGGCCATCTGCGCAAGCCCATAACGGGCGATTGGCGTGGTCGGCTTTAAGTTCC
This window of the Rutidosis leptorrhynchoides isolate AG116_Rl617_1_P2 chromosome 7, CSIRO_AGI_Rlap_v1, whole genome shotgun sequence genome carries:
- the LOC139860590 gene encoding general transcription and DNA repair factor IIH helicase/translocase subunit XPB1-like isoform X1 translates to MGHGEKSGRPSKKHKSSSSSSKEEYRAAVDEEEAYYEEFGGGDDNRDGDGEGSNRDFTKLELKADHANRPLWACADGRIFLETFSSLYKQAYDFLIAIAEPVCRPESMHEYNLTPHSLYAAVSVGLETETIISVLNKLSKTKLPKEMIDFIHASTANYGKVKLVLKKNRYLVESPFPEVLKRLLSDEVISRARISNEGGDGFTVSRSTGEIEGTHDELLNEAQLAAVAEEKEAHSFEIDPSQVENVKQRCLPNALNYPMLEEYDFRNDTINPDLEMELKPQAQPRPYQEKSLSKMFGNGRARSGIIVLPCGAGKSLVGVSAACRIKKSCLCLATNAVSVDQWAFQFKLWSNIRDEHICRFTSDSKERFRGNAGVVVTTYNMVAFGGKRSEESEKIIEEIRNREWGLLLMDEVHVVPAHMFRKVISITKSHCKLGLTATLVREDERITDLNFLIGPKLYEANWLDLVKGGFIANVQCAEVWCPMTKEFFAEYLKKENSKKKQALYVMNPNKFRACEFLIRFHEQQRGDKIIVFADNLFALTEYAMKLRKPMIYGATSHIERTKILEAFKTSKDVNTVFLSKVGDNSIDIPEANVIIQISSHAGSRRQEAQRLGRILRAKGRLQDRMAGGKEEYNAFFYSLVSTDTQEMYYSTKRQQFLIDQGYSFKVITSLPPPDTGAELSYHRLEDQLSLLGKVLSAGDDLVGLEILEDDTDDIALQKARARRLAGSMSAMSGAKGMMYHEFRTGQKGGLKSKPKDPAKRHSLFKKRFV
- the LOC139860590 gene encoding general transcription and DNA repair factor IIH helicase/translocase subunit XPB1-like isoform X2 encodes the protein MGHGEKSGRPSKKHKSSSSSSKEEYRAAVDEEEAYYEEFGGGDDNRDGDGEGSNRDFTKLELKADHANRPLWACADGRIFLETFSSLYKQAYDFLIAIAEPVCRPESMHEYNLTPHSLYAAVSVGLETETIISVLNKLSKTKLPKEMIDFIHASTANYGKVKLVLKKNRYLVESPFPEVLKRLLSDEVISRARISNEGGDGFTVSRSTGEIEGTHDELLNEAQLAAVAEEKEAHSFEIDPSQVENVKQRCLPNALNYPMLEEYDFRNDTINPDLEMELKPQAQPRPYQEKSLSKMFGNGRARSGIIVLPCGAGKSLVGVSAACRIKKSCLCLATNAVSVDQWAFQFKLWSNIRDEHICRFTSDSKERFRGNAGVVVTTYNMVAFGGKRSEESEKIIEEIRNREWGLLLMDEVHVVPAHMFRKVISITKSHCKLGLTATLVREDERITDLNFLIGPKLYEANWLDLVKGGFIANVQCAEVWCPMTKEFFAEYLKKENSKKKQALYVMNPNKFRACEFLIRFHEQQRGDKIIVFADNLFALTEYAMKLRKPMIYGATSHIERTKILEAFKTSKDVNTVFLSKVGDNSIDIPEANVIIQISSHAGSRRQEAQRLGRILRAKGRLQDRMAGGKEEYNAFFYSLVSTDTQEMYYSTKRQQFLIDQGYSFKVITSLPPPDTGAELSYHRLEDQLSLLGKVLSAGDDLVGLEILEDDTDDIALQKARARRLAGSMSAMSGAKGMMYHEFRTGQKGGLKSKPKDPAKRHQLFKKRFDWTKGRVKEQA